A part of Bubalus bubalis isolate 160015118507 breed Murrah chromosome 6, NDDB_SH_1, whole genome shotgun sequence genomic DNA contains:
- the TCHH gene encoding trichohyalin isoform X3: protein MSPLLRSIFNITKIFNQYASHDCDGTTLSKKDLKNLLEREFGDILRRPHDPETVDLVLELQDRDRDGLIDFHEFLAIVFKVAAACYYALGQASGLNEKEAKCEGKGNPLQDRRREDQRRFEPQNRQLEERRLKRQELEELAEEEELREKQVRREQRLQRRKQEECGEEEELQQRPKGREPEELLNREQRFERQEQRERQRLQVEQQQRQRGELRERQEEVQLQRRETQELQRESLEEEQQLQKQRRGREERLLEQERGEQELRRKEQELLERQQEQQIREEVQSLQEDQERQRRKEEQRYDQNWKWQLEEESQRRRYTLYAKPAQREQVREEGQLRLEEEQLQREKRRQERERQYREMELQREEERLKQEEEQVQREEQLQREKREKRRQEPEKQYLEKVELREEEQLQREEPEKRRQERERQYLEKEELQQQEERLQREKEQLLREEREKRRQERERQYLEKVELQEEEQLQREEREKRRQERERQYLEKEELQRQEERLQREKEQLQREERGKRRQEPEKQYLEKVELREEVQLQREEPEKRRQERERQYLEEEELQRQEERLQREKEQLLREEREKRRQERERQYLEKVELQEEEQLQREEREKRRQERERQYLEKEELQRQEERLQREKEQLQREEREKRRQVLERKYLEEEELQREEDRLQREKQLLREEREKRLQGRERQYLEKVELQREEEQLQREKRRQERERQYREEELLREEERLHREEQQLQREECEKRRRQELERQLEEEELQRLDRKRQFRDEDQHQNEVRNNRVYAKHRDNKEKSWQLDDSRVRESRFQQDRRPLQDEQEEKRERDQERRSRQKRDRQFPAEQLLEREQQKETERRDRKFREEEKLLKGEREEKIRYLEEDRKFREEEQQLRRLEREQQLRQERDRKFREEEQLSRQERDRKFREEEQLLQEREEQLRRQERDRKFREEEQQLRLLEREQELRQERNRKLREEQLLREREEQLRRQERDRKFREEEQLLQERELRRQEREPQLRQERDRKFREEEQLLQEREELRRQERDRKFREEEQLLQERELRRQEREPQLRQERDRKFREEEQLLQQREELRRQERDRKFREEDKLLQQRELRRQEREPQLRQERDRKFREEEQLLQEREEQLRRQERDRKFREEEQLLQEREEQLRSQERDRKFREEEQLLQQREELRRQEREPQLRQERDRKFREEEQLLQEREEQLRRQERDRKFREEEQLLQEREKQLRSQKRDGQFREVEQLLQQREELRRQEREPQLRQERDRKFREEEQLLREREEQQLRRQELEGVFSQEEQLRRPEQEEEQRRQRQRDRKFLEEEQSLQREREEEKRRVQEQDRKFLEQEEQLHREEQEELRRRQQLDQQYRAEEQFAREEKRRRQEQELRQEEQRLRQERERKFREEQLRRQQQEEQRLRQERDVQQSRRQVWEEDKGRRQVLEAGKRQFASAPVRSSPLYEYIQEQRSQYRP from the exons atgtctccACTTCTGAGAAGCATCTTTAATATCACTAAAATTTTCAATCAATATGCCTCACATGATTGTGATGGGACAACACTAAGCAAGAAAGACCTGAAGAATCTCCTTGAGAGGGAATTTGGAGATATCCTTCGG agaCCACACGACCCAGAAACGGTAGACCTGGTCCTGGAACTTCAGGATCGCGACCGTGACGGGCTAATCGATTTCCATGAATTCCTCGCGATCGTTTTCAAAGTGGCTGCAGCTTGTTACTATGCTCTCGGCCAGGCCTCAGGGCTAAATGAGAAGGAAGCCAAGTGTGAGGGAAAGGGAAACCCGTTACAGGATCGCAGGAGGGAAGACCAAAGGAGATTCGAGCCCCAGAACAGACAACTAGAAGAACGCAGGCTGAAGAGGCAGGAACTGGAGGAGCTCGCTGAGGAAGAGGAGCTGAGGGAGAAGCAAGTAAGACGTGAGCAGAGGCTGCAAAGGAGAAAACAAGAAGAGTGTGGTGAGGAGGAAGAGCTGCAGCAAAGGCCCAAGGGTCGGGAGCCAGAGGAGCTTCTGAACCGAGAGCAAAGGTTCGAGAGGCAGGAGCAACGAGAGCGACAGCGCCTCCAGGTGGAACAGCAACAGCGGCAAAGAGGAGAGCTGCGCGAGCGCCAGGAAGAAGTGCAGCTCCAAAGGCGGGAGACTCAGGAGCTCCAGAGGGAGAGTCTGGAGGAAGAGCAGCAACTGCAAAAGCAGAGGCGCGGGCGCGAGGAGCGGCTCTTGGAGCAGGAGAGGGGGGAGCAGGAGCTGCGGCGCAAGGAGCAGGAGCTGCTCGAGagacagcaggagcagcagatCCGCGAGGAGGTGCAGAGCCTTCAAGAAGACCAGGAGAGGCAACGACGCAAGGAAGAGCAGCGCTACGACCAAAACTGGAAGTGGCAGCTAGAGGAGGAAAGCCAGAGACGCCGCTACACACTGTACGCCAAGCCAGCTCAACGGGAGCAGGTGAGGGAGGAAGGGCAGCTGCGGCTTGAAGAGGAGCAGCTGCAGCGGGAAAAGAGGCGTCAGGAGCGAGAAAGGCAGTATCGGGAAATGGAGCTGCAGAGGGAGGAAGAGCGACTaaagcaggaggaggagcaggtgcAGAGAGAGGAGCAGCTTCAGAGAGAGAAACGCGAGAAGAGGCGCCAGGAGCCCGAGAAGCAGTATCTAGAGAAAGTGGAGCTGCGGGAGGAGGAGCAGCTGCAGAGAGAGGAACCCGAGAAGAGGCGCCAGGAGCGCGAGAGGCAGTACCTCGAGAAGGAGGagctgcagcagcaggaagagcgattgcagagagagaaggagcagCTGCTGAGGGAGGAACGCGAGAAGAGGCGCCAGGAGCGCGAGAGGCAGTATCTAGAGAAAGTGGAGCTGCAGGAAGAGGAGCAGCTGCAGAGAGAGGAACGCGAGAAGAGGCGCCAGGAGCGTGAGAGGCAGTACCTCGAGAAGGAGGAGCTGCAGCGGCAGGAAGAGCGactgcagagagagaaggagcagCTGCAGAGAGAGGAACGCGGGAAGAGGCGCCAGGAGCCCGAGAAGCAGTATCTAGAGAAAGTGGAGCTGCGGGAGGAGGTGCAGCTGCAGAGAGAGGAACCCGAGAAGAGGCGCCAGGAGCGCGAGAGGCAGTACCTCGAGGAGGAGGAGCTGCAGCGGCAGGAAGAGCGATtgcagagagagaaggagcagCTGCTGAGGGAGGAACGCGAGAAGAGGCGCCAGGAGCGCGAGAGGCAGTATCTAGAGAAAGTGGAGCTGCAGGAAGAGGAGCAGCTGCAGAGAGAGGAACGCGAGAAGAGGCGCCAGGAGCGTGAGAGGCAGTACCTCGAGAAGGAGGAGCTGCAGCGGCAGGAAGAGCGactgcagagagagaaggagcagCTGCAGAGAGAGGAACGCGAGAAGAGGCGCCAGGTGCTCGAGAGGAAGTATCTCGAGGAGGAGGAGCTGCAGCGGGAGGAAGACCGACTGCAGAGAGAGAAGCAGCTGCTGAGAGAGGAACGCGAGAAGAGGCTTCAGGGGCGCGAGAGACAGTATCTAGAGAAGGTGGAGCTGCAGCGGGAAGAGGAGCAgctgcagagagagaagaggcGCCAAGAGCGGGAAAGACAATATCGGGAAGAGGAGCTGCTGCGGGAAGAAGAGCGACTGCACAgagaggagcagcagctgcagagaGAGGAATGTGAGAAGAGGAGGCGCCAGGAGCTCGAAAGACAGCTagaggaggaggagctgcagCGCCTGGACAGGAAGAGGCAATTCCGGGATGAGGATCAGCACCAAAATGAAGTTCGTAATAACAGGGTTTATGCCAAACACCGAGACAACAAAGAAAAGAGCTGGCAACTGGATGATTCCCGGGTGCGGGAGAGTCGATTCCAGCAGGATCGGCGCCCCCTGCAGGAtgaacaagaagagaaaagagaacgcGACCAAGAGAGGAGGAGCCGGCAAAAGCGTGACAGGCAATTCCCAGCTGAACAACTGCTGGAGCGAGAGCAGCAAAAGGAAACCGAAAGGCGAGATAGGAAATTCCGAGAGGAAGAAAAGCTGCtgaaaggggaaagagaggagaaaatacGCTATCTGGAAGAAGACAGAAAGTTCCGCGAAGAGGAACAGCAGCTGCGCCGCCTGGAACGCGAGCAACAGCTACGTCAGGAGCGAGATAGAAAATTCCGCGAGGAAGAACAACTGAGCCGCCAGGAACGAGACAGAAAATTCCGTGAGGAAGAGCAGCTCCTGCAGGAAAGGGAAGAACAGCTGCGCCGCCAGGAACGCGACAGAAAGTTCCGCGAAGAGGAACAGCAGCTGCGCCTCCTGGAACGCGAGCAAGAGCTACGCCAAGAACGAAACAGAAAATTACGCGAAGAACAGCTcctgagagaaagggaagaacagCTGCGCCGCCAGGAACGCGACAGAAAGTTCCGTGAGGAGGAACAGCTCCTGCAGGAAAGAGAACTGCGCCGCCAGGAGCGCGAGCCACAACTTCGCCAGGAACGCGACAGAAAGTTCCGTGAGGAGGAACAGCTCCTGCAGGAAAGAGAAGAACTGCGCCGCCAGGAGCGCGACAGAAAGTTCCGTGAGGAGGAACAGCTCCTGCAGGAAAGAGAACTGCGCCGCCAGGAGCGCGAGCCACAACTTCGCCAGGAACGCGACAGAAAGTTCCGTGAGGAGGAACAGCTCCTGCAGCAAAGAGAAGAACTGCGCCGCCAGGAGCGCGACAGAAAGTTCCGTGAGGAGGACAAGCTCCTGCAGCAAAGAGAACTGCGCCGCCAGGAGCGCGAGCCACAACTTCGCCAGGAACGCGACAGAAAGTTCCGTGAGGAGGAACAGCTCCTGCAAGAACGGGAAGAACAGCTGCGCCGCCAGGAACGCGACAGAAAGTTCCGTGAGGAGGAACAGCTCCTGCAAGAAAGGGAAGAACAGCTGCGCAGCCAGGAGCGCGACAGAAAGTTCCGTGAGGAAGAACAGCTCCTGCAGCAAAGAGAAGAACTGCGCCGCCAGGAACGCGAGCCACAACTTCGCCAGGAACGCGACAGAAAGTTCCGTGAGGAGGAACAGCTCCTGCAAGAACGGGAAGAACAGCTGCGCCGCCAGGAGCGCGACAGAAAGTTCCGTGAG GAGGAACAGCTCCtgcaagaaagggaaaaacagctGCGCAGCCAGAAGCGCGACGGACAGTTCCGTGAGGTAGAACAGCTCCTGCAGCAAAGAGAAGAACTGCGCCGCCAGGAACGCGAGCCACAACTTCGCCAGGAGCGCGACAGAAAGTTCCGAGAAGAAGAACAGCTCCTCCGAGAAAGGGAAGAACAGCAGCTGCGCCGTCAGGAACTTGAGGGGGTCTTCTCCCAGGAGGAACAACTGAGGCGCCCCGAGCAAGAGGAAGAACAGCGACgtcagaggcagagagacaggaagTTCCTCGAGGAAGAGCAGAGCCTCCAGCGCGAGCGAGAGGAAGAAAAGCGCCGCGTCCAGGAGCAGGACCGGAAGTTCCTCGAGCAAGAAGAGCAGCTGCACCGCGAGGAGCAGGAAGAGCTGAGGCGCCGGCAGCAGCTAGACCAGCAGTACCGGGCGGAGGAGCAGTTTGCTAGGGAGGAGAAGAGGCGTCGTCAGGAACAAGAATTGAGGCAAGAAGAGCAGAGACTCCGCCAGGAGCGGGAGAGGAAATTCCGGGAAGAACAGCTCCGCCGCCAGCAGCAGGAGGAGCAGAGGCTTCGCCAAGAGCGCGACGTGCAGCAGAGCCGCCGCCAAGTGTGGGAGGAAGACAAGGGCCGCCGGCAGGTCCTGGAGGCTGGCAAGCGGCAGTTTGCCAGTGCCCCAGTGCGCTCCAGTCCGCTCTACGAGTACATCCAAGAGCAGAGATCCCAGTACCGCCCTTAA
- the TCHH gene encoding trichohyalin isoform X1: MSPLLRSIFNITKIFNQYASHDCDGTTLSKKDLKNLLEREFGDILRRPHDPETVDLVLELQDRDRDGLIDFHEFLAIVFKVAAACYYALGQASGLNEKEAKCEGKGNPLQDRRREDQRRFEPQNRQLEERRLKRQELEELAEEEELREKQVRREQRLQRRKQEECGEEEELQQRPKGREPEELLNREQRFERQEQRERQRLQVEQQQRQRGELRERQEEVQLQRRETQELQRESLEEEQQLQKQRRGREERLLEQERGEQELRRKEQELLERQQEQQIREEVQSLQEDQERQRRKEEQRYDQNWKWQLEEESQRRRYTLYAKPAQREQVREEGQLRLEEEQLQREKRRQERERQYREMELQREEERLKQEEEQVQREEQLQREKREKRRQEPEKQYLEKVELREEEQLQREEPEKRRQERERQYLEKEELQQQEERLQREKEQLLREEREKRRQERERQYLEKVELQEEEQLQREEREKRRQERERQYLEKEELQRQEERLQREKEQLQREERGKRRQEPEKQYLEKVELREEVQLQREEPEKRRQERERQYLEEEELQRQEERLQREKEQLLREEREKRRQERERQYLEKVELQEEEQLQREEREKRRQERERQYLEKEELQRQEERLQREKEQLQREEREKRRQVLERKYLEEEELQREEDRLQREKQLLREEREKRLQGRERQYLEKVELQREEEQLQREKRRQERERQYREEELLREEERLHREEQQLQREECEKRRRQELERQLEEEELQRLDRKRQFRDEDQHQNEVRNNRVYAKHRDNKEKSWQLDDSRVRESRFQQDRRPLQDEQEEKRERDQERRSRQKRDRQFPAEQLLEREQQKETERRDRKFREEEKLLKGEREEKIRYLEEDRKFREEEQQLRRLEREQQLRQERDRKFREEEQLSRQERDRKFREEEQLLQEREEQLRRQERDRKFREEEQQLRLLEREQELRQERNRKLREEQLLREREEQLRRQERDRKFREEEQLLQERELRRQEREPQLRQERDRKFREEEQLLQEREELRRQERDRKFREEEQLLQERELRRQEREPQLRQERDRKFREEEQLLQQREELRRQERDRKFREEDKLLQQRELRRQEREPQLRQERDRKFREEEQLLQEREEQLRRQERDRKFREEEQLLQEREEQLRSQERDRKFREEEQLLQQREELRRQEREPQLRQERDRKFREEEQLLQEREEQLRRQERDRKFREEEQLLQQREELRRQERDRKFREEEQLLQQREELRRQEREPQLRQERDRKFREEEQLLQEREKQLRSQKRDGQFREVEQLLQQREELRRQEREPQLRQERDRKFREEEQLLREREEQQLRRQELEGVFSQEEQLRRPEQEEEQRRQRQRDRKFLEEEQSLQREREEEKRRVQEQDRKFLEQEEQLHREEQEELRRRQQLDQQYRAEEQFAREEKRRRQEQELRQEEQRLRQERERKFREEQLRRQQQEEQRLRQERDVQQSRRQVWEEDKGRRQVLEAGKRQFASAPVRSSPLYEYIQEQRSQYRP; this comes from the exons atgtctccACTTCTGAGAAGCATCTTTAATATCACTAAAATTTTCAATCAATATGCCTCACATGATTGTGATGGGACAACACTAAGCAAGAAAGACCTGAAGAATCTCCTTGAGAGGGAATTTGGAGATATCCTTCGG agaCCACACGACCCAGAAACGGTAGACCTGGTCCTGGAACTTCAGGATCGCGACCGTGACGGGCTAATCGATTTCCATGAATTCCTCGCGATCGTTTTCAAAGTGGCTGCAGCTTGTTACTATGCTCTCGGCCAGGCCTCAGGGCTAAATGAGAAGGAAGCCAAGTGTGAGGGAAAGGGAAACCCGTTACAGGATCGCAGGAGGGAAGACCAAAGGAGATTCGAGCCCCAGAACAGACAACTAGAAGAACGCAGGCTGAAGAGGCAGGAACTGGAGGAGCTCGCTGAGGAAGAGGAGCTGAGGGAGAAGCAAGTAAGACGTGAGCAGAGGCTGCAAAGGAGAAAACAAGAAGAGTGTGGTGAGGAGGAAGAGCTGCAGCAAAGGCCCAAGGGTCGGGAGCCAGAGGAGCTTCTGAACCGAGAGCAAAGGTTCGAGAGGCAGGAGCAACGAGAGCGACAGCGCCTCCAGGTGGAACAGCAACAGCGGCAAAGAGGAGAGCTGCGCGAGCGCCAGGAAGAAGTGCAGCTCCAAAGGCGGGAGACTCAGGAGCTCCAGAGGGAGAGTCTGGAGGAAGAGCAGCAACTGCAAAAGCAGAGGCGCGGGCGCGAGGAGCGGCTCTTGGAGCAGGAGAGGGGGGAGCAGGAGCTGCGGCGCAAGGAGCAGGAGCTGCTCGAGagacagcaggagcagcagatCCGCGAGGAGGTGCAGAGCCTTCAAGAAGACCAGGAGAGGCAACGACGCAAGGAAGAGCAGCGCTACGACCAAAACTGGAAGTGGCAGCTAGAGGAGGAAAGCCAGAGACGCCGCTACACACTGTACGCCAAGCCAGCTCAACGGGAGCAGGTGAGGGAGGAAGGGCAGCTGCGGCTTGAAGAGGAGCAGCTGCAGCGGGAAAAGAGGCGTCAGGAGCGAGAAAGGCAGTATCGGGAAATGGAGCTGCAGAGGGAGGAAGAGCGACTaaagcaggaggaggagcaggtgcAGAGAGAGGAGCAGCTTCAGAGAGAGAAACGCGAGAAGAGGCGCCAGGAGCCCGAGAAGCAGTATCTAGAGAAAGTGGAGCTGCGGGAGGAGGAGCAGCTGCAGAGAGAGGAACCCGAGAAGAGGCGCCAGGAGCGCGAGAGGCAGTACCTCGAGAAGGAGGagctgcagcagcaggaagagcgattgcagagagagaaggagcagCTGCTGAGGGAGGAACGCGAGAAGAGGCGCCAGGAGCGCGAGAGGCAGTATCTAGAGAAAGTGGAGCTGCAGGAAGAGGAGCAGCTGCAGAGAGAGGAACGCGAGAAGAGGCGCCAGGAGCGTGAGAGGCAGTACCTCGAGAAGGAGGAGCTGCAGCGGCAGGAAGAGCGactgcagagagagaaggagcagCTGCAGAGAGAGGAACGCGGGAAGAGGCGCCAGGAGCCCGAGAAGCAGTATCTAGAGAAAGTGGAGCTGCGGGAGGAGGTGCAGCTGCAGAGAGAGGAACCCGAGAAGAGGCGCCAGGAGCGCGAGAGGCAGTACCTCGAGGAGGAGGAGCTGCAGCGGCAGGAAGAGCGATtgcagagagagaaggagcagCTGCTGAGGGAGGAACGCGAGAAGAGGCGCCAGGAGCGCGAGAGGCAGTATCTAGAGAAAGTGGAGCTGCAGGAAGAGGAGCAGCTGCAGAGAGAGGAACGCGAGAAGAGGCGCCAGGAGCGTGAGAGGCAGTACCTCGAGAAGGAGGAGCTGCAGCGGCAGGAAGAGCGactgcagagagagaaggagcagCTGCAGAGAGAGGAACGCGAGAAGAGGCGCCAGGTGCTCGAGAGGAAGTATCTCGAGGAGGAGGAGCTGCAGCGGGAGGAAGACCGACTGCAGAGAGAGAAGCAGCTGCTGAGAGAGGAACGCGAGAAGAGGCTTCAGGGGCGCGAGAGACAGTATCTAGAGAAGGTGGAGCTGCAGCGGGAAGAGGAGCAgctgcagagagagaagaggcGCCAAGAGCGGGAAAGACAATATCGGGAAGAGGAGCTGCTGCGGGAAGAAGAGCGACTGCACAgagaggagcagcagctgcagagaGAGGAATGTGAGAAGAGGAGGCGCCAGGAGCTCGAAAGACAGCTagaggaggaggagctgcagCGCCTGGACAGGAAGAGGCAATTCCGGGATGAGGATCAGCACCAAAATGAAGTTCGTAATAACAGGGTTTATGCCAAACACCGAGACAACAAAGAAAAGAGCTGGCAACTGGATGATTCCCGGGTGCGGGAGAGTCGATTCCAGCAGGATCGGCGCCCCCTGCAGGAtgaacaagaagagaaaagagaacgcGACCAAGAGAGGAGGAGCCGGCAAAAGCGTGACAGGCAATTCCCAGCTGAACAACTGCTGGAGCGAGAGCAGCAAAAGGAAACCGAAAGGCGAGATAGGAAATTCCGAGAGGAAGAAAAGCTGCtgaaaggggaaagagaggagaaaatacGCTATCTGGAAGAAGACAGAAAGTTCCGCGAAGAGGAACAGCAGCTGCGCCGCCTGGAACGCGAGCAACAGCTACGTCAGGAGCGAGATAGAAAATTCCGCGAGGAAGAACAACTGAGCCGCCAGGAACGAGACAGAAAATTCCGTGAGGAAGAGCAGCTCCTGCAGGAAAGGGAAGAACAGCTGCGCCGCCAGGAACGCGACAGAAAGTTCCGCGAAGAGGAACAGCAGCTGCGCCTCCTGGAACGCGAGCAAGAGCTACGCCAAGAACGAAACAGAAAATTACGCGAAGAACAGCTcctgagagaaagggaagaacagCTGCGCCGCCAGGAACGCGACAGAAAGTTCCGTGAGGAGGAACAGCTCCTGCAGGAAAGAGAACTGCGCCGCCAGGAGCGCGAGCCACAACTTCGCCAGGAACGCGACAGAAAGTTCCGTGAGGAGGAACAGCTCCTGCAGGAAAGAGAAGAACTGCGCCGCCAGGAGCGCGACAGAAAGTTCCGTGAGGAGGAACAGCTCCTGCAGGAAAGAGAACTGCGCCGCCAGGAGCGCGAGCCACAACTTCGCCAGGAACGCGACAGAAAGTTCCGTGAGGAGGAACAGCTCCTGCAGCAAAGAGAAGAACTGCGCCGCCAGGAGCGCGACAGAAAGTTCCGTGAGGAGGACAAGCTCCTGCAGCAAAGAGAACTGCGCCGCCAGGAGCGCGAGCCACAACTTCGCCAGGAACGCGACAGAAAGTTCCGTGAGGAGGAACAGCTCCTGCAAGAACGGGAAGAACAGCTGCGCCGCCAGGAACGCGACAGAAAGTTCCGTGAGGAGGAACAGCTCCTGCAAGAAAGGGAAGAACAGCTGCGCAGCCAGGAGCGCGACAGAAAGTTCCGTGAGGAAGAACAGCTCCTGCAGCAAAGAGAAGAACTGCGCCGCCAGGAACGCGAGCCACAACTTCGCCAGGAACGCGACAGAAAGTTCCGTGAGGAGGAACAGCTCCTGCAAGAACGGGAAGAACAGCTGCGCCGCCAGGAGCGCGACAGAAAGTTCCGTGAGGAGGAACAGCTCCTGCAGCAAAGAGAAGAACTGCGCCGCCAGGAGCGCGACAGAAAGTTCCGTGAGGAAGAACAACTCCTGCAGCAAAGAGAAGAACTGCGCCGCCAGGAACGCGAGCCACAACTTCGCCAGGAACGCGACAGAAAGTTCCGTGAGGAGGAACAGCTCCtgcaagaaagggaaaaacagctGCGCAGCCAGAAGCGCGACGGACAGTTCCGTGAGGTAGAACAGCTCCTGCAGCAAAGAGAAGAACTGCGCCGCCAGGAACGCGAGCCACAACTTCGCCAGGAGCGCGACAGAAAGTTCCGAGAAGAAGAACAGCTCCTCCGAGAAAGGGAAGAACAGCAGCTGCGCCGTCAGGAACTTGAGGGGGTCTTCTCCCAGGAGGAACAACTGAGGCGCCCCGAGCAAGAGGAAGAACAGCGACgtcagaggcagagagacaggaagTTCCTCGAGGAAGAGCAGAGCCTCCAGCGCGAGCGAGAGGAAGAAAAGCGCCGCGTCCAGGAGCAGGACCGGAAGTTCCTCGAGCAAGAAGAGCAGCTGCACCGCGAGGAGCAGGAAGAGCTGAGGCGCCGGCAGCAGCTAGACCAGCAGTACCGGGCGGAGGAGCAGTTTGCTAGGGAGGAGAAGAGGCGTCGTCAGGAACAAGAATTGAGGCAAGAAGAGCAGAGACTCCGCCAGGAGCGGGAGAGGAAATTCCGGGAAGAACAGCTCCGCCGCCAGCAGCAGGAGGAGCAGAGGCTTCGCCAAGAGCGCGACGTGCAGCAGAGCCGCCGCCAAGTGTGGGAGGAAGACAAGGGCCGCCGGCAGGTCCTGGAGGCTGGCAAGCGGCAGTTTGCCAGTGCCCCAGTGCGCTCCAGTCCGCTCTACGAGTACATCCAAGAGCAGAGATCCCAGTACCGCCCTTAA